In a single window of the Elusimicrobiota bacterium genome:
- a CDS encoding DegT/DnrJ/EryC1/StrS family aminotransferase translates to MTYKVRFVNYPKQYQMLKKEFDGVWEKIMSGGDFILRQDLENFEKRIAEYVGTKYAIGVNTGTDALYLSAQALFKPGDEVITVSHTFVATIGAIVQCGAKPVLIDIKDDFNMDVDQIEKAVTAKTRGIIPVHLNGHACQMDKIMEIAKKYNLIVVEDAAQALGAKFKGRRCASFGTAGIFSFYPAKLLGTAGDGGMVCTNDDALARKIRAFRDNGRVESVEVIECFGWCTRLDNLHAAILNMKMNYFERWVERRREIAKIYDKELSGVGDILIHPISGSDYFDTYQNYVIRTKKRNELVKYLKENGIEVLVSWPTPIHKQTALGLSHFKLPKTEQISAEVISLPMYPELNNEEIGIVIETIKEFFQK, encoded by the coding sequence GTGACTTATAAAGTACGATTCGTAAATTATCCGAAGCAGTATCAGATGTTGAAAAAAGAATTTGACGGTGTCTGGGAAAAGATAATGTCCGGCGGAGATTTTATTTTAAGACAGGATTTAGAAAATTTTGAAAAAAGAATTGCAGAATATGTTGGGACTAAATATGCTATAGGTGTAAATACAGGCACAGATGCTCTTTATCTTTCAGCACAGGCATTATTCAAACCCGGTGATGAAGTAATAACAGTTTCCCATACATTTGTTGCAACCATTGGAGCGATTGTTCAATGTGGAGCAAAACCAGTTCTTATTGATATAAAAGATGATTTTAATATGGATGTTGACCAAATTGAGAAAGCAGTAACAGCAAAAACACGAGGAATTATCCCTGTTCACTTAAATGGTCACGCCTGTCAGATGGATAAAATAATGGAGATTGCCAAAAAATACAATCTGATTGTCGTAGAAGATGCCGCACAGGCACTTGGTGCAAAGTTTAAAGGAAGGAGATGTGCCTCATTCGGAACCGCCGGAATTTTTAGTTTCTATCCAGCAAAATTATTGGGAACTGCAGGCGACGGCGGAATGGTTTGCACCAATGATGACGCTCTTGCAAGAAAAATCCGTGCATTCAGAGATAACGGCAGAGTTGAGTCGGTGGAAGTTATAGAATGTTTCGGTTGGTGTACGCGGCTGGATAATCTGCATGCCGCGATTCTAAATATGAAAATGAATTATTTTGAGAGGTGGGTTGAAAGGCGCCGTGAAATCGCAAAAATCTATGATAAAGAACTATCCGGTGTCGGAGACATTTTAATTCATCCGATTTCAGGTTCGGATTATTTTGATACCTATCAGAATTATGTCATAAGAACAAAAAAGCGGAACGAACTTGTTAAATATCTCAAAGAAAACGGGATTGAGGTTTTGGTCTCTTGGCCCACACCAATACATAAACAAACAGCACTCGGACTGTCTCACTTCAAATTGCCGAAGACAGAACAAATATCGGCAGAGGTAATATCACTTCCAATGTATCCGGAACTCAACAACGAAGAGATTGGAATTGTAATAGAAACCATTAAAGAATTTTTCCAAAAATGA
- a CDS encoding pyruvate dehydrogenase complex E1 component subunit beta produces the protein MSSKNRKLSYSLSINEALHQMMAKDKSVFLIGQGVKSPWYVGNTCRGLLEKFGTERIIDTPVSENAITGSAVGAAIAGMRPVIVHPRMDFMLYAMDPIINEAANWHYMSGGKMSVPVVIWGIINRGGEQAAQHSQVFHSIFAHIPGLKVVMPSTPFDAKGLMISAIEDDNPVIFIDDRWLYSIEENVPEKIYSIPISKGIIRRKGTDVTVIGISYMAYQSIKAAIELEKIGIDAEVIDLRTVKPFDKNLVLSSVKKTRRLVIADVGWKSFGVSGEISAFVSENLLRYLKSPVIRVALSDCPAPASCTLENAYYPNYKKITEAVKKILRKRGFV, from the coding sequence ATGTCTTCAAAGAATAGAAAATTATCTTATTCACTGTCGATAAACGAAGCACTTCATCAGATGATGGCGAAAGATAAATCCGTTTTCCTTATTGGTCAGGGTGTGAAAAGTCCATGGTATGTAGGTAATACTTGTAGAGGACTTCTTGAAAAATTTGGTACTGAAAGAATAATTGATACTCCCGTTTCCGAAAATGCGATTACTGGTAGTGCCGTTGGTGCAGCAATTGCTGGTATGAGGCCGGTAATCGTTCATCCGAGAATGGATTTTATGCTTTATGCAATGGACCCGATTATAAACGAGGCGGCAAACTGGCATTATATGTCTGGTGGAAAAATGTCAGTGCCGGTAGTTATTTGGGGAATAATAAATCGCGGTGGCGAACAGGCGGCACAACACTCGCAGGTGTTTCATTCTATATTTGCACATATTCCCGGCTTAAAAGTTGTTATGCCGTCTACACCTTTTGATGCCAAAGGACTAATGATTTCCGCAATTGAAGATGATAATCCGGTGATTTTTATTGACGATAGATGGCTGTATTCCATTGAAGAAAATGTTCCCGAAAAAATCTATTCAATACCAATCAGTAAAGGAATTATCAGACGAAAAGGTACGGATGTTACTGTTATTGGTATTTCTTATATGGCGTATCAATCGATAAAAGCAGCGATTGAACTGGAAAAAATCGGGATTGATGCGGAAGTGATTGATTTAAGAACGGTCAAGCCGTTTGACAAAAACTTGGTTTTAAGTTCCGTGAAAAAAACGAGACGGTTGGTTATTGCGGATGTCGGTTGGAAATCATTCGGTGTGTCTGGCGAAATATCGGCATTTGTTTCAGAAAATTTATTACGGTATCTTAAATCACCGGTAATAAGGGTTGCTCTATCTGATTGTCCCGCACCTGCGAGCTGCACTCTGGAAAATGCGTATTATCCCAACTATAAAAAAATAACCGAAGCGGTCAAAAAAATTTTAAGAAAGCGAGGTTTTGTGTGA